From one Mustela nigripes isolate SB6536 chromosome 16, MUSNIG.SB6536, whole genome shotgun sequence genomic stretch:
- the MAP3K14 gene encoding mitogen-activated protein kinase kinase kinase 14 — protein MAVMEMACPGAPGSAAGQQKELAKAKEKTQAMGKKQGPVTKLEVVEKSPVFCGKWDILNDVITKGTAKEGSEGGLAAISIIAQAECENSQEFSPTFSERIFIAGSKQYSQSESLDQIPNNVAHATEGKMARVCWKGKRRSKAQKKRRKKSSKSLAQAGVALAKPLPRTPEQESCTVPIQEDESPLGPLYVRNALQFTKPLKEPGLGQLCFKKLEEGLRPALPRSELHKLISPLQCLNHVWKLHHPQDLGPLPQPAPPFPYSRLPHPFPFHPLQPWKPHPLESFLDKLTCVDNQQPLSGPHLGKLACADSQKPVPGPRLEPSCPAREKFSVEEYLVHALQGSVSSGRAHSLASLAKTWSAGGSKPRKPSPETEDSEGVLLTEKLKPVDYEYREEVHWVTHQPCLGRGSFGEVHRMEDKQTGFQCAVKKVRIEVFRAEELVACAGLTSPRIVPLYGAVKEGPWVNIFMELLEGGSLGQLIKQKGCLPEDRALYYLGQALEGLEYLHTRRILHGDIKADNVLLSSDGSRAALCDFGHAVCLQPDGLGKSLVTGDYIPGTETHMAPEVVMGQPCDAKVDVWSSCCMMLHMLNGYHPWTQYFRGPLCLKIASEPPPVREIPPSCTPLTAQVIQEGLRKEPGRRASAVELGGKVSQALHHVGGLRSPWRGECKEPRDPPPLPAQALPSQGHSPRTPETPHAQPRELSPGTPGPQPTTGGAPQLQPPLPPEPPERNKSPSLTWGKEESGAWEPMPLSSLDPAPAKNPSSAERKATLPEQELQQLEMELFLNSLSQPFSLEEQEQILSCLSIDSLSLSDDSEKNPSKASQSSRDTLSSGVHSWNSQAEARSSSWNMVLARGRPTDTPNYFNGVKIQIQSLNGEHLHIREFHRVKVGDIATGISSQIPAAAFSLVTKDGQPVRYDMEVPDSGIDLHCTLAPDGSFAWSWRVKHGQLENRP, from the exons ATGGCAGTGATGGAAATGGCCTGCCCGGGCGCCCCTGGTTCGGCTGCCGGACAGCAGAAGGAACTTGCCAAAGCCAAGGAGAAGACACAGGCAATGGGGAAGAAGCAAGGCCCTGTCACCAAGCTCGAGGTTGTGGAGAAGAGCCCTGTGTTCTGCGGGAAGTGGGACATCCTGAACGACGTGATTACCAAAGGCACCGCCAAGGAAGGCTCTGAGGGAGGACTGGCCGCCATCTCCATCATTGCCCAGGCCGAAT GTGAGAACAGCCAAGAGTTCAGCCCCACCTTTTCAGAGCGGATCTTCATCGCTGGGTCCAAACAGTACAG CCAGTCCGAGAGTCTTGATCAGATCCCCAACAATGTGGCCCATGCGACGGAGGGCAAAATGGCCCGTGTGTGTTGGAAAGGGAAGCGCCGCAGCAAAGCCCAGAAGAAACGCAGGAAGAAGAGCTCCAAGTCCCTGGCTCAGGCTGGAGTGGCCTTGGCCAAACCGCTTCCCAGAACCCCGGAGCAAGAGAGCTGCACAGTCCCCATACAG GAGGATGAATCCCCCCTAGGCCCTCTGTATGTTAGAAACGCCCTCCAGTTCACCAAGCCTCTGAAGGAGCCAGGCCTCGGCCAACTATGCTTTAAGAAACTCGAGGAGGGCCTACGGCCAGCCCTGCCTCGCTCAGAACTCCACAAACTCATCAGTCCCTTGCAATGTCTGAATCATGTGTGGAAACTCCACCACCCCCAGGATCTcggccccctgccccagcccgctCCCCCCTTCCCCTACAGCAGACTGCCCCATCCCTTCCCATTCCACCCTCTCCAGCCCTGGAAACCTCACCCCTTGGAGTCCTTCCTAGACAAACTGACCTGTGTAGATAACCAGCAGCCCCTGTCTGGCCCTCACCTGGGCAAACTGGCCTGTGCGGACAGTCAGAAGCCGGTGCCTGGCCCCCGCCTGGAGCCCAGCTGCCCAGCCCGCGAGAAGTTTTCCGTGGAGGAGTACCTTGTGCATGCTCTGCAGGGCAGCGTGAGCTCCGGCCGGGCCCACAGCCTGGCCAGCCTGGCCAAGACCTGGTCGGCAGGGGGTTCCAAGCCCCGGAAGCCCAGCCCCGAGACGGAAGACAGCGAGGGGGTCCTGCTGACCGAG AAACTCAAGCCGGTGGATTATGAGTACCGAGAGGAGGTCCACTGGGTCACGCACCAGCCCTGCCTGGGCAGAGGCTCCTTCGGAGAAGTGCACAGGATGGAAGACAAGCAGACCGGCTTCCAGTGTGCCGTCAAAAAG GTGCGCATTGAAGTGTTTCGGGCAGAGGAGTTGGTGGCATGTGCAGGATTGACTTCCCCCAGAATCGTCCCTTTGTATGGAGCTGTGAAGGAAGGTCCTTGGGTCAACATCTTCATGGAACTGCTGGAAG GTGGCTCGCTGGGCCAGCTCATAAAGCAGAAGGGCTGTCTGCCGGAGGACCGGGCCCTTTACTACCTGGGCCAGGCTCTGGAAGGGCTGGAATACCTCCACACCCGAAGAATTCTGCACGGAGATATCAAAG CTGACAACGTGCTCCTGTCTAGCGACGGGAGCCGTGCCGCCCTCTGCGACTTCGGCCATGCTGTGTGCCTTCAACCTGATGGCCTGGGGAAGTCACTGGTCACGG GGGACTACATCCCCGGCACGGAGACCCACATGGCCCCGGAGGTGGTGATGGGCCAGCCCTGTGATGCCAAGGTGGACGTCTGGAGCAGCTGTTGCATGATGCTGCACATGCTCAATGGCTACCACCCGTGGACCCAGTACTTCAGGGGGCCGCTCTGCCTCAAG ATCGCCAGCGAGCCCCCGCCTGTGAGGGAGATCCCACCCTCCTGCACCCCGCTCACTGCCCAGGTCATCCAGGAGGGGCTGAGGAAAGAGCCTGGCCGCCGGGCCTCTGCAGTGGAGCTGGGGGGAAAGGTCAGCCAGGCGCTGCACCACG TGGGAGGTCTGAGGAGCCCTTGGAGGGGAGAGTGCAAAGAGCCGAGAGATCCGCcgccactcccagcccaggcactGCCCAGCCAAGGCCACTCTCCCCGGACCCCGGAGACCCCGCACGCCCAGCCAAGGGAGCTCTCGCCTGGGACTCCGGGGCCCCAGCCAACGACAGGCGGGGCCCCTCAGCTCCAACCTCCActgcccccagagcccccagagcGGAACAAGTCTCCGAGCCTGACCTGGGGCAAGGAGGAGTCTGGGGCCTGGGAGCCAATGCCTCTGTCCTCCCTGGACCCGGCCCCTGCGAAAAACCCCAGCTCAGCGGAGCGGAAGGCTACGCTCCCTGAACAGGAGCTGCAGCAGCTGGAAATGG AACTATTTCTGAACAGCCTGTCCCAGCCCTTTTCGCTGGAGGAGCAGGAGCAAATTCTCTCGTGCCTCAGCATCGACAGCCTCTCTCTGTCCGACGACAGTGAGAAG AACCCATCAAAGGCCTCCCAGAGCTCACGGGACACCCTGAGTTCCGGCGTGCACTCATGGAACAGCCAGGCCGAGGCGCGCAGCTCCAGCTGGAACATGGTGCTGGCCCGGGGGCGGCCCACTGACACGCCGAACTATTTCAATG GTGTGAAAATCCAGATACAGTCTCTCAATGGCGAACACCTGCACATCCGGGAGTTTCACCGGGTCAAGGTGGGGGACATCGCGACTGGCATCAGCAGCCAG ATCCCGGCCGCAGCCTTCAGCTTGGTGACCAAGGACGGGCAGCCTGTGCGCTATGACATGGAGGTGCCGGATTCGGGCATTGACCTACACTGCACCCTGGCCCCTGACGGCAGCTTTGCCTGGAGCTGGAGGGTCAAGCACGGCCAGCTGGAGAACAGGCCCTGA
- the SPATA32 gene encoding spermatogenesis-associated protein 32 encodes MGVTGASGFPCCGKESVDIVETHDLNQQQPFEEEEEMEVTVGRSASSGGVPHTVSLPQLEKELLELERSHKVDLDIEHELEQELERELELETGLEPEPELESEPELELEPEPEPEPELEPELEPEPDPELELEPEPEPRDPEQPESRTESLQPHTPRYTSLWSVRSHSSYLSLPEEDQVSTNHRSIRVQTSNHLFWADKHIQASERSLRRAISNNIGKPTSCQDQKSDLEDACVCCIKQIENPSAQPAPPTTDSQQLSNPPPPSSSPSPGIDLADLVNFASSLAVASSSKMDLPNLEHMIKALPQKAEAPSTDPTPQLVMDQPEKENLTKDLMEKSLETEESQKAWKQEDKNVFCPYLDFSKPGIKRATIKGEVQLLQQPARSPPPKGAVKGSVPGTRKGSPLLLKIHFKVSSPTSPVK; translated from the exons ATGGGGGTGACAG GTGCCAGTGGATTCCCCTGCTGTGGCAAGGAGTCAGTGGACATTGTGGAGACGCA TGACCTAAACCAACAGCAGCCATTcgaagaggaagaggagatggaGGTAACCGTGGGCAGGAGTGCCTCTtcggggggag TGCCCCACACTGTCTCCCTGCCCCAG CTGGAGAAAGAATTGCTGGAACTGGAGCGCTCTCACAAAGTGGACCTGGACATAGAGCACGAACTAGAGCAGGAACTAGAGCGGGAACTAGAGCTGGAGACTGGGCTCGAGCCGGAGCCGGAGCTGGAGTCAGAGCCGGAACTGGAACTGGAGCCGGAGCCGGAACCGGAGCCAGAGCTGGAGCCGGAACTGGAACCGGAGCCAGATCCGGAGCTGGAACTGGAGCCAGAGCCTGAGCCCAGGGACCCTGAGCAGCCGGAGTCTAGGACAGAGTCCCTCCAGCCCCACACGCCGCGGTACACCAGCCTCTGGAGTGTGAGGTCTCATTCTAGCTACCTGAGTTTGCCAGAGGAGGACCAGGTGTCCACCAACCATCGCTCTATCCGCGTGCAGACCTCTAACCATCTCTTCTGGGCAGACAAACACATCCAGGCCTCAGAACGCAGCCTGCGACGGGCGATCAGCAATAACATAGGTAAGCCCACTAGCTGCCAGGACCAGAAGTCTGACCTCGAGGATGCCTGTGTGTGCTGCATAAAGCAAATCGAAAACCCCAGTGCCCAGCCAGCGCCGCCCACCACTGACTCCCAGCAGCTATCAAACCCCCCACCGCCCTCCTCCAGTCCCTCACCGGGCATCGACCTGGCTGATCTGGTCAACTTTGCCTCTTCCTTGGCCGTGGCCTCCTCCAGCAAAATGGACTTGCCCAACTTGGAGCACATGATCAAAGCTCTGCCTCAGAAGGCCGAGGCACCTTCTACAGATCCCACCCCCCAGCTGGTGATGGACCAGCCAGAGAAGGAAAATCTCACTAAGGACTTGATGGAGAAATCTCTGGAAACTGAGGAGTCACAGAAAGCTTGGAAACAGGAAGACAAGAACGTCTTCTGCCCTTACCTGGATTTCAGCAAGCCGGGGATCAAGAGGGCCACCATAAAAGGAGAAGTGCAGCTTCTCCAGCAGCCGGCCAGGTCCCCTCCTCCTAAAGGAGCCGTGAAGGG CTCGGTGCCGGGAACCAGGAAAGGGAGTCCATTATTGCTGAAAATCCATTTTAAGGTGTCGTCCCCCACTTCCCCAGTGAAATGA